One region of Synechococcus elongatus PCC 11801 genomic DNA includes:
- a CDS encoding DUF3067 family protein: MTGKELHQLLLDRWGYSYDVQLRRTQGKIFLQIMWKYLEQASFPMDEAEYIAHLDEVANYLVALGATEAIAQTIRETREKPRLGKAVSIPIELGARASEWFPD, encoded by the coding sequence ATGACCGGAAAAGAACTGCATCAGCTCTTGCTCGATCGCTGGGGCTATTCCTATGACGTTCAGCTGCGGCGGACTCAGGGCAAAATCTTTCTGCAAATCATGTGGAAGTATCTTGAGCAGGCCTCCTTTCCGATGGATGAGGCGGAGTACATTGCCCATCTGGATGAGGTTGCCAACTACTTGGTCGCGCTAGGAGCAACAGAAGCGATCGCCCAAACCATTCGTGAAACCCGCGAGAAGCCCCGACTGGGGAAAGCTGTCAGCATCCCCATTGAACTCGGGGCACGGGCCAGTGAGTGGTTTCCCGATTGA